One window of Candidatus Methanomethylicota archaeon genomic DNA carries:
- a CDS encoding M20 family metallopeptidase codes for MLDLKGKLIRFVDEISNEMIKLSDSIHANPELGYKEYFASKLLSSKLEDYGFNVERGVAGLETSFVARKICGSGGPKIAFLAEYDALPGLGHACGHNIIGTAAIGAAITLSTIASEAGLNCEVMVFGTPAEEGAVDNAGGKVLMIDEISKADVALMIHPSDRDSMRYRSLAREAFKIEFFGKAAHAAGAPHKGINALEALILTFVSINALRQHLVKGTLIHGVIVNGGVSPNIVPDYTCGRFYVRAEDVNYLMEVVEKVKRCAEGASLQTGAKYKFTKTANTYANFIPNLTLIKVAMENFKYVGVKPPSLEEIMQVEDVGSTDFGNVSHVVPSLEINVAIVPRGTPGHSVEFAKAAGSEGGHRGLILGIKLLALTGLDLAINQKLIDEAKSELKSRKLEVKVQ; via the coding sequence ATGTTAGATTTGAAGGGTAAGTTGATTCGCTTTGTTGATGAGATTTCTAATGAAATGATTAAGTTGAGTGATTCTATACATGCGAATCCTGAGCTTGGGTATAAGGAATACTTTGCATCAAAACTTTTGTCAAGTAAATTGGAGGATTATGGGTTTAATGTTGAGCGTGGAGTTGCTGGATTGGAGACATCCTTTGTTGCCAGGAAGATTTGTGGTTCTGGAGGCCCCAAAATAGCCTTCCTCGCTGAGTATGATGCTCTCCCCGGTTTAGGTCATGCATGTGGCCATAATATAATTGGTACTGCAGCTATTGGTGCAGCTATCACTTTAAGCACCATTGCCTCTGAGGCTGGTTTGAATTGTGAAGTTATGGTTTTTGGAACTCCAGCTGAGGAGGGTGCTGTGGATAATGCTGGTGGTAAGGTTTTGATGATTGATGAAATTTCTAAGGCTGATGTGGCGTTGATGATCCATCCATCTGATAGGGATTCCATGCGATATAGATCCCTTGCTAGAGAGGCTTTCAAAATAGAGTTTTTCGGTAAAGCTGCACATGCAGCTGGAGCTCCCCATAAGGGTATTAATGCCCTTGAAGCCCTAATATTAACCTTTGTATCCATAAATGCTTTGAGGCAGCATTTGGTTAAGGGGACTTTGATTCATGGGGTAATTGTGAATGGAGGTGTATCTCCAAATATAGTTCCAGATTATACTTGTGGGAGATTTTACGTTAGGGCTGAGGATGTAAATTATCTCATGGAGGTTGTTGAGAAGGTTAAGAGGTGTGCTGAGGGGGCATCATTGCAGACTGGAGCGAAATACAAGTTTACGAAAACCGCTAATACCTATGCGAATTTCATACCAAACCTAACATTAATTAAGGTTGCAATGGAGAACTTCAAATATGTTGGGGTTAAGCCTCCATCATTGGAGGAGATAATGCAAGTTGAGGATGTTGGATCCACAGATTTTGGTAACGTTAGCCATGTGGTTCCATCCCTTGAGATAAATGTGGCTATAGTTCCAAGGGGGACTCCTGGTCACTCTGTGGAGTTTGCTAAAGCTGCAGGGTCTGAGGGTGGGCATAGGGGACTCATATTGGGGATTAAACTCTTAGCCTTAACTGGCCTTGATTTAGCCATCAATCAGAAGTTGATTGATGAAGCTAAGAGTGAGCTTAAATCTAGAAAGCTTGAAGTGAAGGTTCAATAA
- a CDS encoding HAD family hydrolase encodes MNFRGVLFDLDGTLIRYSVDRVNLTKDILKCLRKFNIHFQIYSEADYPISMVRKTIRVLEGMKVQKWFIDHVSSTLFKIIESYEVEASNRTSLIEGAYEALNFVRSIGFKCGLITLNSRRSTEMVLDKFNLKRFFDVVVTRDDVRNFKPHVEHLAKAISLMQLNPTEVIVVGDSIIDIIPALALNAFPVAVKTGVRSEDELRAAGAKIVLNSVAELPNWLQKLLYN; translated from the coding sequence TTGAATTTCCGTGGTGTGCTCTTCGATTTGGATGGAACTTTAATTCGATATTCAGTTGATAGGGTTAATTTAACGAAGGATATTCTGAAATGCTTGAGGAAGTTTAACATTCACTTTCAAATATATTCGGAAGCAGATTATCCCATATCTATGGTTAGGAAGACTATTAGGGTACTTGAGGGTATGAAGGTTCAAAAGTGGTTTATTGATCATGTATCATCAACTCTATTTAAAATCATAGAGTCATATGAAGTTGAAGCTTCAAATAGAACTAGCTTGATTGAAGGCGCATATGAAGCCTTAAATTTTGTTAGGAGCATTGGGTTTAAATGTGGCTTAATAACGTTAAATAGTCGTAGATCAACGGAAATGGTTTTAGATAAATTTAACTTGAAAAGGTTCTTTGACGTTGTGGTCACTAGGGATGATGTTAGAAATTTTAAGCCTCACGTGGAACATTTAGCGAAAGCCATAAGCTTAATGCAATTAAACCCCACCGAAGTTATAGTTGTTGGTGATAGCATTATCGACATAATTCCAGCATTAGCTTTAAATGCATTTCCAGTGGCAGTGAAGACTGGTGTGCGAAGTGAGGATGAATTGAGAGCTGCAGGTGCAAAGATCGTGTTGAATAGCGTTGCAGAACTTCCAAATTGGCTTCAAAAACTCCTATATAATTAA